The Streptomyces pactum genome contains a region encoding:
- a CDS encoding class I SAM-dependent methyltransferase, translated as MLAQASPWHAHALQRTAAGLAEPLSVPTRMEWTTRPGQEPGADILGPDLRGKRLLELGCGPGHNAAHLATRHGAHVTGVDLVGLQIRRARSHYGRLNNLTFVAGHALHYLHASDEQFDAIYSVFGAVGLVAPELLLPAIAQRLMPGRVLAFSVPHPQRGGRSPSGDGRPRRDFVTLPDRSRLPIARWEFDTDRWEKHLSQAGFWLTSAQEFHDPRMGHWPTTLLLRACKL; from the coding sequence GTGCTCGCCCAGGCATCCCCATGGCACGCCCACGCCCTCCAACGCACCGCCGCCGGACTCGCCGAACCCCTCTCCGTACCCACCCGGATGGAATGGACCACGAGACCCGGCCAAGAACCCGGCGCCGACATCCTCGGCCCCGACCTGCGCGGCAAGCGACTCCTCGAACTCGGCTGCGGCCCCGGCCACAACGCCGCCCACCTCGCCACCCGCCACGGCGCCCACGTCACCGGCGTCGACCTGGTCGGCCTCCAGATCCGCCGCGCCCGCTCCCACTACGGACGGCTGAACAACCTCACCTTCGTCGCCGGTCACGCCCTGCACTACCTGCACGCCTCCGACGAGCAGTTCGACGCGATCTACTCCGTCTTCGGCGCCGTCGGCCTCGTCGCCCCCGAGCTCCTGTTGCCGGCCATCGCGCAGCGCCTCATGCCCGGACGAGTGCTTGCCTTCTCCGTCCCCCACCCGCAGCGTGGCGGCCGAAGCCCCTCGGGCGATGGCCGGCCCCGCCGCGACTTCGTCACCCTCCCCGACCGCTCCCGGCTCCCCATCGCCCGCTGGGAATTTGACACCGACCGCTGGGAGAAGCACCTCAGCCAAGCCGGCTTCTGGCTCACCTCGGCCCAGGAGTTCCACGACCCCCGCATGGGCCACTGGCCCACCACCCTGCTGCTCCGCGCCTGCAAGCTCTGA
- a CDS encoding phosphotransferase family protein, which produces MTTNPSAELLDNLLTVAGQTTAVREEVRVWSMSGVERVTFPDSATAIFKYAKKPFDSEDQALRLAHTLGVPVPQVHASAVLDGWLGMLMEDLGPSIREADDLDGVAAAVVLHGTRTAPPLPVLDQDRLQTLPARALEHLERLRKADRWQDADDVEDALDRIAQAAEARSAGATLEPFGWVHSEFHPTSLHIGKRGWRLLDFARAFTGPGLLDLASWHGTIEPPHPVRLRVFLEQYVTAGGTPDALAQRGGLTAENWALGWHRMWAVEWFMEQSIRWINEPATDPAYIKAVRRYLTDVLHLLEI; this is translated from the coding sequence GTGACCACGAACCCCAGCGCCGAACTCCTCGACAACCTGCTCACCGTGGCCGGCCAGACCACCGCCGTACGGGAGGAGGTACGCGTGTGGTCCATGTCCGGCGTTGAGCGCGTGACCTTCCCCGACAGTGCCACCGCCATCTTCAAATACGCAAAGAAGCCCTTCGACAGCGAAGACCAGGCCCTCCGCCTGGCCCACACCCTCGGCGTACCCGTCCCCCAGGTCCACGCCTCCGCCGTCCTGGACGGCTGGCTCGGCATGCTCATGGAGGACCTCGGACCGTCCATCCGCGAAGCCGACGACCTCGACGGCGTCGCCGCAGCGGTGGTCCTGCACGGCACCCGTACGGCTCCGCCCTTGCCCGTCCTCGACCAGGACCGGCTGCAGACGCTCCCGGCCAGGGCGCTGGAGCACCTCGAACGGTTGCGTAAGGCCGACCGGTGGCAGGACGCCGACGACGTCGAGGACGCGCTCGACCGGATCGCCCAGGCCGCCGAGGCCCGCTCGGCCGGAGCGACGCTGGAACCGTTCGGCTGGGTGCACTCCGAGTTCCACCCCACCAGCCTCCACATCGGCAAGCGCGGCTGGCGGCTACTCGACTTCGCCCGAGCCTTCACCGGCCCCGGCCTGCTCGACCTCGCCAGCTGGCACGGCACCATCGAGCCCCCGCACCCCGTGCGCCTGCGCGTCTTCCTGGAGCAGTACGTCACCGCCGGCGGCACCCCCGACGCCCTCGCCCAGCGCGGCGGGCTTACCGCCGAGAACTGGGCCCTGGGCTGGCACCGCATGTGGGCTGTCGAGTGGTTCATGGAACAGTCCATCCGCTGGATCAACGAACCGGCCACCGACCCCGCCTACATCAAGGCCGTCCGCCGCTACCTCACCGACGTCCTCCACCTCCTGGAGATCTGA